In Moorella sp. Hama-1, a single genomic region encodes these proteins:
- a CDS encoding methylenetetrahydrofolate reductase, translated as MLDSKMAKILSQGQFLVSGEIGPPKHANPEGIKKHATMLKDYVDAMNLTDNQTAIVRLSSIAAGVHVLQAGGEPIIQMTARDRNRIAIQSDLLGAYSLGLRNVLCLSGDHQSFGNHPTAKNVHDVDSLQLIRIVKDLRDEKKFACGEEIKGQEPRFFIGAAANPFADPFEFRVLRLEKKINAGADFIQTQCIFDMERFERFMALARERGLHQRAKIIAGVMPLKSARAAKYMQQSVAGMIVPDEIVTRMEKAADPKAEGVAICVEQIKHLQTIEGVAGVHIMAVMWEDIIPTIVQEAGLYPRPKVE; from the coding sequence ATGCTTGACAGCAAAATGGCCAAAATCCTCTCCCAGGGGCAATTCCTGGTCAGTGGCGAAATCGGGCCACCCAAACACGCCAATCCCGAAGGAATTAAAAAACACGCCACCATGCTCAAGGACTACGTTGACGCCATGAACCTGACGGACAACCAGACGGCCATCGTCCGCCTGTCCAGTATTGCCGCCGGGGTCCACGTCCTCCAGGCCGGGGGCGAACCTATTATCCAGATGACGGCCAGGGACCGTAACCGCATCGCCATCCAGAGCGACCTCCTAGGGGCCTACAGTCTGGGGCTGCGTAACGTCCTCTGCCTGTCCGGCGACCACCAGTCCTTTGGCAATCACCCGACGGCGAAAAACGTTCATGACGTTGATTCGCTCCAGCTCATCCGCATCGTCAAAGACCTGCGGGATGAGAAGAAGTTTGCCTGTGGCGAAGAGATCAAAGGCCAGGAGCCCCGGTTCTTCATCGGCGCCGCTGCCAACCCCTTTGCCGACCCCTTCGAATTCCGGGTCCTGCGCCTGGAAAAGAAGATTAATGCCGGTGCCGACTTCATCCAAACCCAGTGCATCTTTGATATGGAACGCTTTGAGCGCTTTATGGCCCTGGCCCGGGAGCGGGGCCTGCACCAGCGGGCGAAGATCATCGCCGGGGTTATGCCCCTGAAATCGGCCCGGGCCGCCAAGTATATGCAGCAATCGGTAGCCGGGATGATTGTCCCCGACGAAATCGTCACGCGTATGGAAAAGGCTGCCGACCCCAAAGCCGAAGGGGTAGCCATCTGCGTCGAGCAGATTAAACACCTGCAGACCATCGAGGGGGTAGCCGGCGTCCATATCATGGCCGTCATGTGGGAGGATATCATCCCCACTATTGTCCAGGAAGCCGGCCTCTACCCCCGCCCCAAGGTAGAGTAG
- a CDS encoding methylenetetrahydrofolate reductase C-terminal domain-containing protein encodes MIIAEGKPLAEVAGLIKEAKKVLVVGCGGCVTVCLAGGEKETGILAAELRLLRQKEGNPLETVEVTLTRQCDPEYVEMLEKYVTEDVDAIVSLACGVGVQFLAERYNKWVVPALNTKFAGGTVEHGVWEERCGLCGECILYKTGGICPIIRCSKSILNGPCGGSQGGKCEVNPNTPCAWQLIYDRMQALGKLDLLLEIQPPKDWSKSRDGGPRKVIREDVKIDA; translated from the coding sequence ATGATTATTGCCGAGGGTAAACCCCTGGCTGAAGTAGCCGGTCTGATTAAAGAGGCCAAAAAGGTCCTGGTGGTAGGTTGCGGCGGCTGCGTGACCGTCTGCCTGGCCGGCGGGGAAAAGGAGACGGGCATCCTGGCCGCGGAACTGCGCCTGTTACGGCAAAAGGAAGGTAACCCCCTGGAAACGGTGGAGGTGACCCTGACCCGCCAGTGCGACCCGGAATACGTGGAGATGCTGGAGAAATACGTCACCGAGGATGTCGATGCAATTGTCTCTTTGGCCTGCGGAGTAGGGGTCCAGTTCCTGGCTGAGCGTTATAACAAATGGGTGGTACCAGCCCTGAACACTAAATTCGCCGGGGGCACCGTGGAACATGGTGTCTGGGAAGAACGCTGCGGCCTCTGCGGCGAGTGTATCCTCTATAAAACCGGGGGGATCTGCCCCATTATCCGCTGCTCCAAGAGCATTTTAAACGGCCCCTGTGGCGGTTCCCAGGGGGGTAAGTGCGAAGTCAATCCTAATACCCCCTGCGCCTGGCAGCTCATCTATGACCGGATGCAGGCCCTGGGTAAACTGGACCTTCTCCTGGAAATCCAGCCCCCCAAGGACTGGTCCAAATCCCGGGATGGCGGACCGCGTAAAGTTATACGAGAGGATGTGAAGATTGATGCTTGA
- a CDS encoding hydrogenase iron-sulfur subunit has protein sequence MADFEPKIIAFCCFYCAYSAADLAGSLRLQYPANIRVVEMPCSGKTDIRVLLEAFEEGADGVYVLGCMEGDCHFLKGNFRAKHRVQQAKKILDDIGVGGERLEMYNLSAAMGPRFAEIAREFTDRIRKLGPSPVKPKGAVTTEKTSPIQGANL, from the coding sequence ATGGCCGATTTTGAGCCCAAAATTATCGCCTTTTGTTGTTTCTACTGTGCCTACTCGGCTGCCGACCTGGCGGGGTCCCTGCGCCTCCAGTACCCGGCCAACATCCGGGTGGTTGAAATGCCCTGCTCTGGTAAAACCGACATCCGGGTTTTACTGGAGGCCTTTGAAGAAGGAGCCGACGGGGTTTATGTCCTGGGCTGCATGGAGGGCGATTGTCACTTCCTCAAGGGCAATTTCCGGGCCAAACACCGAGTGCAGCAGGCGAAAAAAATCCTGGACGACATCGGCGTCGGCGGCGAGCGCCTGGAGATGTACAACCTCTCGGCAGCCATGGGACCGCGCTTTGCCGAAATCGCCCGGGAGTTTACCGACCGCATCAGGAAACTGGGCCCCAGCCCGGTCAAGCCAAAGGGTGCAGTTACTACGGAAAAAACCTCCCCAATTCAAGGGGCCAACCTTTAA
- a CDS encoding FAD-dependent oxidoreductase, with protein sequence MSVKKETTPAVGAVLVLGGGIAGMQSALDLANAGYLVHMVTESSSIGGHMAQLDKTFPTNECAMCLLGPRMTDTSNHPNIRLHTCATLEKVEGKKGNFTVKIREKPRYVNIQECTACGDCEQACPVSVPNEYNQEMGTRKAIHKMFPQAVPNKYLITKRGTPPCRNACPAGTNAQGYIALISQGKFAEALEVVHRRLPFAGICGRICHHPCETECNRGEFDDPIAIATLKRAAFDYGWEADAAREKKQKPEISPKEERVAIIGAGPGGLTAAQDLALAGYQVTIYDSLSRPGGMLRGGIPRYRLPEEVVDRETERILNLGVKFVPNTVVGKDITLEKLQKEYNAVIIAIGLQQSRLLQLEGSDLQGILPGVNFLREAALGGSPQVGEKVVVIGGGNVAIDVARTARRLGAREVHLACLESREDMPAHPWEVEEAIEEGVIIHPSWGPKRFLGSNGRVDGVELMQCTRVFDANHRFNPQYNPEVTSTLAADTVIMAIGQAADLSLLGKKSPVNTNRGLISADPLTLATNVPGVFACGDIVRGPASVVEAVGGGHEAAESVIRYLQGKDLTAGRSLEKEPHLDPPPNVVPFPGRRLAQAMAPATERVQDFREVYQGFTPEEAIAEAKRCLNCGICSECLQCEAVCKKKAVEHWQQEKVTELKVGSVLLAPGFELFDANLTGEYGYGYYPNVVTSLEFERFLSATGPTESHVLRPSDQRPPQKIAFIQCVGSRDCEREGSPYCSAICCMYSTKEALIAREHDANIKPTIFYLDIRAYGKNFDRYVDAAKAGGVRYVRAMISRVEEDPQTKNLTIQYYADGKVQREEFDLVVLAVGVKPPAGAARIAAAAGIELNEYGFARTKPFAPTATSRDGIYVAGVFQGPRDIPETVVNASAAAACAGAAMASGRNTLVTPKEYPPERDVSREEPRVGVFICHCGINIAGVVDVKAVVEAAAKLPGVVHAEDNLYTCSQDTLKKIQDAIQEYRLNRVVVASCTIRTHQPLFREALREAGLNQFYFEMANIRDQCSWVHRNEAANATQKAIDLVQGAVAKVKRHEALHMQPVPVIQKALIIGGGVAGLTAALNVAEQGFGAYIVEREPELGGQVRNLRTTLEGEDLQALLRDLIARVQANPRIQVFTGARIEDFGGHQGHFTTTISLGEPGREHVRRTQTLEHGVVIVATGTQENKTDAYLLGQDERVTTNTRLEQALADGQWDTEKNKQVVFIQCVGSRDAEHPYCSRTCCAQTIKNALAIKERNAAAQVYVLYRDIRTYAFMEDYYRRAREAGVLFIPYDPEDPPQVRQREIGLLEILVQDPDSGKELVLWPDQLVLATGAVAPEGVEKLATLLKLPLNEDKFYVETHAKLAPIDFPTAGIFLCGAGHAPKLAAEAIAQAEGAVARACTVLARENLMVGGVVAVVDEDKCAACLTCVRVCPFNVPRINERNVAEINAVQCMGCGTCAGECPAKAIQLQFYKDDQLLAKVAGLFGEV encoded by the coding sequence ATGAGTGTAAAGAAGGAAACTACTCCGGCCGTCGGCGCCGTCCTGGTCCTGGGTGGCGGTATTGCCGGTATGCAATCGGCCCTGGACCTGGCCAACGCCGGTTATCTGGTGCACATGGTCACGGAGAGTTCTTCCATCGGCGGCCATATGGCCCAGCTGGATAAAACCTTTCCTACCAATGAGTGCGCCATGTGCCTGCTGGGGCCGCGGATGACGGATACCTCTAATCACCCCAATATCCGCCTGCATACCTGCGCTACCCTGGAGAAGGTGGAAGGAAAAAAGGGTAACTTTACTGTCAAAATCCGGGAAAAGCCCCGCTATGTCAATATCCAGGAGTGTACAGCCTGTGGCGACTGCGAGCAGGCCTGCCCGGTCAGCGTACCCAACGAGTATAACCAGGAGATGGGCACCCGGAAGGCCATCCACAAGATGTTTCCCCAGGCTGTACCCAATAAGTATCTGATTACTAAACGGGGCACACCGCCCTGCCGCAACGCCTGCCCGGCCGGCACCAATGCCCAGGGATATATAGCCCTGATCTCCCAGGGTAAATTCGCCGAAGCCCTGGAGGTCGTCCACCGGCGCCTGCCCTTTGCCGGTATCTGCGGCCGCATCTGTCACCATCCCTGCGAAACGGAGTGCAACCGGGGGGAATTCGATGACCCCATTGCCATTGCCACCCTGAAACGGGCCGCCTTTGATTACGGCTGGGAGGCTGACGCCGCCCGGGAGAAGAAGCAAAAACCAGAAATATCGCCCAAAGAAGAAAGGGTGGCTATTATCGGCGCCGGTCCAGGGGGCTTGACTGCTGCCCAGGACCTGGCCCTGGCCGGCTATCAGGTTACCATCTATGACTCCTTAAGCCGCCCTGGCGGCATGCTGCGGGGTGGTATCCCCCGTTATAGACTACCTGAGGAGGTAGTCGACCGGGAGACGGAACGTATCCTCAACCTGGGCGTCAAATTTGTTCCCAATACAGTTGTTGGTAAAGACATTACCCTGGAGAAACTACAAAAGGAATATAATGCCGTCATTATCGCCATCGGCCTGCAACAGAGCCGCCTGCTCCAGCTGGAGGGGTCTGATCTACAGGGCATCCTGCCGGGAGTAAACTTCCTACGGGAGGCAGCCCTGGGCGGTAGCCCGCAGGTGGGAGAGAAGGTCGTGGTCATCGGCGGCGGCAACGTGGCCATCGACGTGGCCCGTACCGCTCGACGCCTGGGGGCCAGAGAGGTCCACCTGGCCTGCCTGGAATCCCGGGAGGACATGCCGGCCCACCCCTGGGAGGTCGAGGAGGCTATCGAAGAAGGCGTTATTATCCATCCCTCCTGGGGACCCAAACGCTTCCTGGGGAGTAACGGCCGGGTTGACGGTGTCGAATTGATGCAGTGTACCCGGGTTTTTGATGCCAACCACCGTTTTAACCCCCAGTATAACCCGGAGGTAACCAGCACCCTGGCGGCCGACACGGTTATCATGGCCATCGGCCAGGCTGCCGACCTTTCCTTACTGGGAAAAAAAAGCCCAGTTAATACCAACCGCGGCTTAATCAGCGCCGACCCCCTCACCCTGGCTACCAACGTGCCGGGTGTCTTCGCCTGTGGCGATATTGTCCGGGGACCGGCTTCAGTGGTGGAGGCCGTCGGCGGCGGCCACGAAGCGGCGGAATCTGTTATCCGTTACCTCCAGGGTAAAGACCTGACGGCGGGGCGCTCCCTGGAAAAGGAACCCCATCTGGATCCGCCGCCCAATGTCGTGCCCTTCCCCGGCCGGCGCCTGGCCCAGGCCATGGCCCCGGCAACAGAGCGCGTCCAGGACTTCCGGGAGGTCTACCAGGGCTTTACCCCCGAGGAGGCCATAGCCGAAGCTAAACGCTGCCTGAACTGCGGCATCTGTTCGGAATGCCTCCAGTGTGAGGCCGTCTGTAAAAAGAAGGCCGTCGAGCACTGGCAGCAAGAAAAAGTAACGGAATTAAAGGTGGGCTCCGTTCTCCTGGCACCCGGCTTTGAACTCTTCGACGCCAACCTGACGGGCGAGTACGGCTACGGTTATTACCCCAATGTCGTCACCAGCCTGGAGTTCGAGCGCTTCCTCAGTGCCACCGGGCCTACTGAGAGTCACGTCCTGCGGCCTTCCGACCAGCGGCCGCCGCAAAAGATAGCCTTTATCCAGTGTGTCGGCTCCCGGGATTGCGAACGGGAGGGCAGCCCCTACTGTTCGGCCATATGCTGTATGTATTCCACCAAAGAGGCCCTTATCGCCCGGGAACATGATGCAAATATTAAGCCTACTATCTTCTATCTGGACATCCGGGCCTACGGTAAAAACTTCGACCGTTATGTTGATGCCGCCAAAGCCGGGGGCGTGCGGTACGTCCGGGCCATGATCTCCCGGGTGGAAGAGGACCCCCAGACCAAAAACCTGACCATCCAGTACTACGCCGATGGGAAGGTACAACGGGAAGAATTCGATCTGGTTGTCCTGGCTGTAGGGGTAAAACCGCCGGCGGGCGCCGCCAGGATCGCCGCTGCTGCTGGTATCGAACTCAACGAGTATGGTTTTGCCAGGACAAAGCCCTTCGCCCCTACAGCCACCAGCCGGGATGGTATCTATGTGGCCGGGGTCTTCCAGGGGCCGCGGGATATCCCGGAGACGGTGGTCAATGCCAGCGCCGCCGCGGCCTGTGCCGGCGCGGCCATGGCCTCCGGACGCAATACTCTGGTCACCCCCAAGGAGTATCCCCCGGAGCGGGACGTCAGCCGGGAGGAACCCCGGGTAGGCGTCTTTATCTGCCACTGTGGTATCAACATCGCCGGTGTGGTCGACGTCAAGGCTGTAGTCGAGGCTGCCGCCAAACTCCCGGGGGTGGTCCACGCCGAAGACAACCTCTACACCTGTTCCCAGGATACCCTGAAAAAGATCCAGGACGCCATCCAGGAGTACCGGTTAAACCGGGTCGTGGTGGCCTCCTGTACCATCCGCACCCACCAGCCCCTCTTCCGGGAGGCCCTCCGGGAAGCGGGCTTAAACCAGTTCTACTTCGAGATGGCCAATATCCGTGACCAGTGTTCCTGGGTCCACCGCAACGAGGCGGCCAACGCCACCCAGAAGGCCATTGACCTGGTCCAGGGGGCGGTAGCCAAAGTTAAACGCCATGAAGCCCTGCATATGCAGCCGGTGCCGGTGATCCAGAAGGCCCTGATTATCGGTGGTGGCGTCGCCGGCCTAACTGCGGCTCTGAATGTCGCCGAGCAAGGTTTTGGTGCTTATATTGTTGAACGGGAACCCGAACTCGGCGGCCAGGTACGCAACCTGCGCACCACCCTGGAAGGGGAGGACCTGCAGGCTTTACTGCGGGATCTTATCGCCAGGGTCCAGGCTAATCCCCGGATCCAGGTCTTTACGGGCGCCCGGATTGAAGACTTCGGCGGCCACCAGGGCCACTTTACGACGACTATCTCCCTGGGCGAACCGGGGCGGGAGCACGTCCGCCGTACCCAGACCCTGGAGCACGGCGTCGTCATCGTGGCCACCGGTACCCAGGAGAACAAGACCGACGCCTACCTCCTGGGCCAGGATGAACGGGTCACTACCAATACCCGGCTGGAACAGGCCCTGGCCGACGGCCAGTGGGATACGGAAAAGAACAAGCAGGTAGTCTTCATCCAATGCGTCGGCTCCCGGGATGCGGAGCATCCCTACTGCAGCCGGACCTGCTGCGCCCAGACCATTAAAAACGCCCTGGCCATCAAGGAGCGAAACGCCGCAGCCCAAGTCTATGTGCTATATCGGGACATCCGCACCTATGCCTTTATGGAGGATTACTACCGCCGGGCCAGGGAAGCAGGGGTTCTCTTTATCCCCTACGACCCCGAAGACCCGCCCCAGGTACGGCAGCGGGAGATCGGCCTCCTGGAGATCCTGGTCCAGGACCCGGATTCCGGCAAAGAACTGGTCCTCTGGCCCGACCAGTTGGTCCTGGCTACGGGAGCCGTGGCCCCGGAAGGGGTGGAGAAGTTGGCCACGCTGCTGAAGCTGCCGCTCAATGAGGATAAGTTCTACGTGGAAACCCACGCCAAACTGGCACCCATTGACTTTCCCACGGCCGGCATCTTCCTCTGCGGCGCCGGCCATGCCCCCAAACTGGCGGCTGAGGCCATTGCCCAGGCGGAAGGGGCGGTGGCCCGGGCCTGCACCGTCCTGGCCAGGGAAAACCTCATGGTCGGCGGGGTAGTAGCCGTAGTTGATGAGGATAAATGCGCCGCCTGCCTGACGTGTGTCCGGGTTTGCCCCTTCAATGTTCCGCGGATCAATGAACGCAACGTCGCCGAGATCAATGCCGTCCAGTGTATGGGCTGCGGCACCTGCGCTGGTGAATGCCCGGCCAAGGCCATCCAGCTGCAGTTCTACAAGGACGACCAGTTGCTGGCCAAGGTAGCCGGCCTCTTCGGGGAGGTGTAG
- a CDS encoding CoB--CoM heterodisulfide reductase iron-sulfur subunit B family protein codes for MRLSYYPGCSLHSTAAEFSASTEDLFQALGVELRELEDWCCCGATSGHSLSGYLSHALPLHNLVLAEAAGDDLLVPCAACYNSLKAAQTFMAAGGEEAAGLNRQVAAALGREYQGQVRVRHVIEVLADPQVENLIKDRLKKSLAGMPLASYYGCLLTRPPKVASFEINPEQPQLMDRLLRLAGAMPVSWSHKNECCGASLAIPQPRLVEGLVGKIVAAARRAGAKAIVTACPLCQTNLDSRQVNEEEALPVFFITEIIGLALGLNTTPWLKKHLVDPRPLLQQQGRAVS; via the coding sequence ATGAGGTTAAGTTATTACCCCGGCTGTTCCCTACATTCCACGGCGGCTGAGTTTTCGGCTTCTACGGAAGACCTCTTCCAGGCCCTGGGGGTGGAACTACGGGAACTGGAGGATTGGTGCTGCTGCGGCGCCACCTCGGGCCACTCCCTGAGCGGTTACTTGAGCCACGCCCTGCCCCTGCATAACCTGGTCCTGGCCGAAGCCGCCGGCGATGACTTGCTGGTTCCCTGCGCCGCCTGCTATAACTCCTTAAAAGCAGCCCAGACCTTTATGGCCGCCGGCGGCGAGGAAGCTGCCGGCCTCAACCGGCAGGTAGCCGCCGCCCTGGGCCGGGAATACCAGGGTCAGGTCAGGGTACGCCACGTCATTGAGGTTCTGGCCGATCCCCAGGTCGAAAACCTGATCAAAGATCGCCTGAAAAAGAGCCTGGCCGGTATGCCTTTGGCTTCCTATTACGGTTGTCTCCTGACCCGGCCGCCTAAAGTAGCCAGTTTTGAAATTAATCCTGAACAGCCCCAGCTAATGGACCGCCTTTTGCGACTGGCCGGGGCTATGCCGGTGTCCTGGAGCCATAAAAATGAATGCTGCGGGGCCAGCCTGGCCATACCTCAACCGAGGTTAGTCGAAGGGCTGGTCGGCAAGATAGTGGCTGCCGCCCGCCGGGCCGGAGCGAAGGCCATTGTTACCGCCTGTCCCCTCTGCCAGACCAACCTGGACAGCCGCCAGGTTAACGAGGAGGAGGCCCTGCCCGTCTTCTTCATTACGGAAATCATCGGCCTGGCCCTGGGTCTCAATACCACGCCCTGGCTGAAAAAGCACCTGGTCGATCCCCGGCCCCTTTTACAACAGCAGGGACGGGCAGTCTCTTAG
- a CDS encoding 4Fe-4S dicluster domain-containing protein, giving the protein MAEQQVAPSPQVVPSPQLIAPVADSSGQPVSRCYQCHKCTAGCPVTAAMDLMPHQVVRYVQLGVEEELLKSKTIWQCAACRTCISRCPNGIDIAAINDALKQRALARGIQPALPEVAAFHQAFLASVKSKGRVHELGMMIAFKLKTGSYFQDVPLGLKMFQRRKLRLLPEGIKNRQRFRALLQGEKGWQE; this is encoded by the coding sequence TTGGCTGAACAGCAAGTTGCACCTTCCCCGCAGGTTGTACCGTCCCCGCAACTTATAGCTCCGGTAGCCGATTCATCCGGTCAACCTGTCAGCCGCTGTTACCAGTGCCACAAGTGTACGGCCGGTTGTCCTGTAACCGCAGCGATGGACTTGATGCCCCACCAGGTAGTCCGCTATGTCCAGCTGGGGGTGGAGGAAGAACTCTTAAAAAGCAAAACCATCTGGCAGTGTGCTGCCTGCCGGACCTGTATCTCCCGCTGCCCCAATGGTATAGATATTGCCGCCATTAATGATGCCCTGAAACAGCGGGCCCTGGCCCGGGGCATCCAGCCGGCCCTACCGGAAGTTGCCGCCTTCCACCAGGCCTTCCTGGCTTCGGTCAAAAGTAAAGGCCGGGTTCATGAACTGGGCATGATGATCGCTTTTAAACTGAAAACCGGCTCCTATTTCCAGGACGTCCCCCTGGGCCTGAAGATGTTCCAGCGTCGCAAACTGCGGCTCCTGCCCGAAGGGATCAAAAATCGCCAGCGCTTCCGGGCTTTACTCCAGGGTGAAAAGGGGTGGCAGGAATGA
- a CDS encoding methyltetrahydrofolate cobalamin methyltransferase, giving the protein MLIIGERINGMFSDIKRAIQEKDPAPVQEWARRQEESGARALDLNVGPAVPDKVSAMEWLVEVTQEASSLTLCLDSTNIKAIEAGLKKCKNHAIINSTNAEREKIEKLFPLAVEHGAALIGLTMNKTGIPKDSDTRLAFAMELVAAADEFGLPMEDLYIDPLILPANVGQDHAPEVLKTLQQIKMLADPAPKTVLGLSNVSQNCQNRPLINRTFLAMAMACGLDAAIADACDDALVETAATAEILLNQTVYCDSFVKMYKTR; this is encoded by the coding sequence ATGCTCATTATTGGCGAACGGATCAACGGCATGTTCAGCGACATCAAACGGGCCATCCAGGAAAAGGATCCTGCCCCGGTCCAGGAGTGGGCCCGGCGCCAGGAAGAAAGCGGCGCCCGCGCCCTGGACCTCAACGTTGGCCCGGCCGTTCCGGACAAAGTCAGCGCCATGGAATGGCTGGTCGAGGTTACCCAGGAAGCCAGCAGCTTGACCCTGTGCCTGGATTCCACCAATATCAAAGCCATCGAGGCCGGCTTAAAAAAGTGTAAAAACCATGCCATCATCAATTCCACCAACGCTGAACGGGAAAAGATCGAGAAACTCTTCCCCCTGGCGGTAGAGCACGGGGCTGCCCTCATCGGCCTGACCATGAATAAGACCGGTATTCCTAAAGATAGCGACACCCGCCTGGCCTTTGCCATGGAGCTGGTGGCCGCCGCCGATGAGTTCGGCCTACCCATGGAGGATCTGTACATCGATCCCCTGATCCTGCCGGCTAATGTCGGCCAGGACCATGCCCCCGAGGTTTTAAAAACCCTCCAGCAGATCAAGATGCTGGCCGACCCGGCCCCGAAAACAGTTCTGGGTTTAAGTAACGTCTCCCAGAACTGCCAGAACCGGCCCCTGATTAACCGGACCTTCCTGGCTATGGCCATGGCCTGCGGCCTGGATGCCGCCATTGCCGATGCCTGCGACGATGCCCTGGTAGAAACGGCGGCCACGGCGGAGATCTTGCTGAACCAGACGGTTTACTGCGATTCTTTTGTCAAGATGTATAAAACCAGGTAG
- a CDS encoding acetyl-CoA decarbonylase/synthase complex subunit delta — MAVQILRDRSRAAVRKVVLGATKEQGGTRSHTIVVGGDAALPFHHFEGEVANRPVIGMEVQDIVPDWPDALKDPFADVINEPGRWAQKCVATYGADLIYLKLDGADPEGANHSADQCVATVKEVLQAVGVPLVVVGCGDVEKDHEVLEAVAEAAAGENLLLGNAEQDNYKSLTAACMVHKHNIIARSPLDINICKQLNILINEMNLSLDHIVIDPSIGGLGYGIEYAFSIMERIRQGALQGDKMLSMPVICTVGYEAWRAKEASAPAREYPAWGKETDRGILWEAVTATALLQAGAHILLMRHPEAVEKVRENIDQLMVSNAY, encoded by the coding sequence ATGGCCGTCCAGATTTTACGTGATCGCAGCCGTGCCGCCGTCCGGAAGGTTGTCCTGGGCGCTACCAAAGAACAAGGTGGAACCCGCAGTCACACTATTGTTGTCGGGGGCGATGCCGCTCTTCCATTCCATCACTTTGAAGGGGAGGTAGCCAACCGCCCGGTAATTGGTATGGAGGTCCAGGACATCGTTCCCGATTGGCCTGACGCCCTGAAGGATCCCTTCGCCGATGTTATTAACGAACCCGGGCGCTGGGCCCAGAAGTGTGTCGCCACCTACGGTGCCGACCTGATCTACCTGAAACTCGACGGTGCCGATCCCGAGGGTGCCAACCATTCCGCCGACCAGTGCGTAGCTACCGTCAAAGAGGTCCTGCAGGCTGTAGGCGTCCCCCTGGTAGTCGTCGGCTGCGGCGATGTGGAAAAGGATCATGAAGTCCTGGAGGCAGTGGCCGAGGCTGCTGCCGGCGAGAACCTCCTCCTGGGCAACGCCGAACAGGACAATTATAAGTCCTTGACGGCGGCCTGCATGGTCCACAAACACAACATCATCGCCCGCTCTCCCCTGGATATTAACATCTGTAAACAGCTCAACATCCTGATCAACGAAATGAACCTGAGCCTGGACCACATCGTCATCGACCCCTCCATCGGCGGCCTGGGCTATGGTATTGAATACGCCTTCTCCATTATGGAGCGCATCCGCCAGGGCGCCCTGCAAGGGGATAAGATGCTCTCCATGCCGGTCATTTGTACCGTAGGTTATGAGGCCTGGCGTGCCAAGGAAGCCTCGGCACCGGCGAGGGAATACCCGGCCTGGGGTAAAGAAACCGACCGCGGCATCCTCTGGGAGGCTGTTACCGCTACCGCCCTGCTCCAGGCCGGCGCCCATATCCTCCTCATGCGTCACCCAGAGGCCGTAGAGAAAGTCAGGGAGAATATCGACCAGCTTATGGTGAGTAACGCTTACTAG
- a CDS encoding carbon monoxide dehydrogenase accessory protein CooC codes for MARHIAVAGKGGTGKTTFAALLIRYLIEQHRGSILAVDADPNANLNEALGVKIDTVIADILDATKNPKAIPEGMSKDIFVQYQLAQAMVETKDFDLLTMGRPQGPGCYCYPNDLLRKHLETLSDNYDYMVIDSEAGLEHISRRIIQDVSDLFVMSDASARGIRSAGRVRELVQELQLPIKNMYLVVTKTTGDITPLQGEIERTGLPLAGVIPHDEQVADFDINSRPLFALPASSVSVQAVNSILARCQI; via the coding sequence ATGGCCCGTCATATTGCTGTGGCCGGTAAAGGCGGCACCGGCAAGACCACCTTTGCCGCCCTGCTAATCCGCTACCTGATCGAGCAGCACCGGGGCAGCATCCTGGCCGTCGATGCCGATCCCAACGCTAACCTGAACGAGGCCCTGGGGGTGAAAATCGACACCGTCATCGCCGATATCCTGGATGCCACCAAGAATCCGAAGGCCATCCCCGAGGGCATGAGCAAGGATATCTTCGTCCAGTACCAGCTGGCCCAGGCCATGGTCGAGACGAAAGACTTCGACCTGCTGACCATGGGCCGGCCCCAGGGACCGGGGTGCTATTGCTATCCCAACGATCTCTTACGGAAACACCTGGAGACCCTGAGCGATAACTACGATTATATGGTCATCGACAGCGAGGCCGGCCTGGAACACATCAGCCGCCGGATTATCCAGGATGTTAGTGATCTCTTTGTCATGAGCGATGCCTCGGCCCGGGGCATCCGCTCCGCCGGCAGGGTGCGGGAGCTGGTTCAGGAACTCCAGCTGCCCATCAAGAACATGTACCTGGTAGTTACTAAAACCACCGGCGATATTACCCCCCTCCAGGGGGAAATCGAACGAACAGGGTTACCCCTGGCGGGGGTCATTCCCCATGATGAACAGGTCGCTGATTTTGATATCAACAGCCGGCCCCTCTTTGCTTTACCGGCAAGTTCCGTCTCTGTGCAAGCCGTAAACTCTATCCTGGCCCGGTGCCAGATTTAA